In one Nostoc sp. KVJ3 genomic region, the following are encoded:
- a CDS encoding ScyA-related TPP-binding enzyme: MDAKFQGIKANSSKKFNSTEQPSHSQPSVTSSVAEAVVKILEDMGVQYAFGVSEGAIAPVWAALHQSSMQVLHFRHEAGAVFAAVEAYFASDRPVVVFTTTGPGITNALTGLLAARWEGAKVIFVSASTSAPQRGRWACQETSAYTMPSADIFTSGTIFHYATTLEASNQIPEVAQRIALGLGQPGGFVAHISIPTNIQTSSVNIFLSRVTLSHAVATASEETIAKCVELLSDGLFAIWVGFGARGAAKEIRQLAESTGAAVMCSPRAKGIFPEDHPQFVGVTGFGGHESVFRYMQEQRPLHILVLGTRLGEPTSFWSPAMNPTRGFLHIDIDPKVLGTAYPCTETFAIQSEVGIFMKALLKYFPESTGHSRKIVLPRPEYNVLKSHVKGLVRPELLMNVIQQVIVDGSDAVVMAESGNSLAWVTHLLRFTTPSRHRISNGFGAMGHFVTGVVGAALARNGKAIAIVGDGAMLMNSEVNTAVKYQIPAVWIVLNDGRYNICEQGITYLGFKKVDATIPQADFVKIAQGMGAEGIRVEREADVQVTLEKAIAANGPFVVDVIIDPTQIAPTQSRNLSLISQGATNY; the protein is encoded by the coding sequence ATGGATGCTAAATTTCAGGGTATAAAAGCAAATAGCAGTAAAAAATTTAACTCAACTGAACAACCATCTCATAGCCAGCCATCTGTAACTTCTTCAGTAGCAGAGGCAGTGGTTAAAATCCTAGAAGATATGGGAGTGCAGTATGCCTTTGGTGTTTCAGAAGGTGCGATCGCTCCAGTCTGGGCTGCGTTACACCAAAGTTCCATGCAGGTGCTGCACTTTCGCCACGAAGCCGGAGCAGTTTTTGCAGCAGTTGAGGCTTACTTTGCTAGCGATCGCCCCGTTGTGGTATTCACTACTACAGGGCCGGGAATCACCAACGCTTTGACAGGGCTGTTAGCTGCCCGTTGGGAGGGAGCGAAGGTAATTTTCGTGTCAGCTTCGACCTCTGCACCACAGCGTGGGCGATGGGCTTGTCAAGAAACAAGCGCCTATACTATGCCTAGTGCAGATATTTTTACTTCCGGGACGATATTTCATTATGCAACAACCTTGGAAGCCAGCAATCAAATTCCAGAGGTTGCTCAGAGAATTGCTCTCGGTCTAGGACAACCTGGAGGATTTGTAGCTCATATTAGTATTCCAACAAACATTCAGACGAGTTCAGTAAATATATTTTTATCACGAGTCACTTTGTCTCATGCGGTGGCAACAGCAAGTGAAGAGACAATAGCCAAATGTGTCGAATTACTCTCCGATGGCCTCTTTGCAATCTGGGTAGGCTTTGGGGCACGGGGTGCTGCAAAAGAGATTCGCCAGCTTGCCGAGAGTACAGGGGCTGCTGTCATGTGTTCGCCACGCGCCAAAGGTATTTTTCCTGAAGATCATCCTCAGTTTGTAGGCGTTACCGGCTTTGGTGGTCATGAGTCGGTTTTTAGGTATATGCAGGAGCAGCGTCCTTTGCACATACTCGTACTGGGAACACGCCTCGGTGAGCCTACCTCATTCTGGAGTCCTGCGATGAACCCCACGCGGGGCTTTTTGCATATTGACATCGATCCAAAGGTATTAGGAACTGCATATCCATGCACTGAGACTTTCGCTATCCAGTCCGAAGTGGGAATATTTATGAAGGCTCTACTGAAGTATTTTCCAGAAAGTACTGGTCACTCAAGGAAAATAGTGCTACCTCGACCTGAATATAATGTCCTCAAATCACACGTGAAGGGTCTAGTGCGACCAGAACTGCTCATGAATGTGATTCAACAAGTGATTGTTGATGGAAGCGATGCAGTAGTGATGGCAGAGTCAGGTAACTCACTTGCTTGGGTAACTCATCTACTACGATTTACCACACCAAGTCGTCACCGAATCAGCAACGGATTCGGAGCTATGGGGCATTTCGTTACAGGCGTAGTGGGTGCTGCTTTGGCGCGGAATGGCAAGGCTATCGCCATTGTTGGAGATGGTGCCATGCTGATGAACAGCGAGGTAAACACGGCTGTAAAATATCAAATTCCTGCCGTTTGGATTGTACTCAACGATGGGCGCTATAATATCTGCGAACAGGGAATAACGTATCTAGGATTCAAGAAGGTCGATGCCACGATTCCGCAAGCAGATTTCGTCAAGATTGCTCAGGGGATGGGAGCAGAAGGTATTCGGGTGGAAAGAGAAGCCGACGTTCAAGTAACACTAGAAAAAGCGATCGCGGCGAACGGCCCATTTGTCGTTGATGTAATCATAGATCCCACCCAAATAGCACCTACTCAAAGTCGTAATCTCAGTCTGATTTCACAGGGCGCTACCAACTATTAA
- a CDS encoding SGNH/GDSL hydrolase family protein — protein MQRQIITTGFLLLSLIFPLKVLAKDYDNIYVFGDSLSDTGNVFNATNGIVPPSPTYYNGRFSNGPIWVDYLASDLGLTLNLNNNFAFGGATTGTENIGLATLPGLQQQINNFVTTNQTADPNALYIIWAGTNDYLSYFFGGDPNPTNTVANLSTALTSLVADGAKDIMVVNLPDLGKSPFANFNNQRSNLFSTFSSQHNSSLNTTLQLLSQQFSSDTNIIELNVSSLFDQIIADPEKFGFTNVTNSCISKDLSVVSIKDVPPQQVLCNPEKFLFWDEVHPTTTAHKLIGELAFSALEPEPIPEPSARLGVLLYSILGAVSLLKCNIIN, from the coding sequence ATGCAAAGACAAATTATCACAACAGGATTTTTACTATTATCTTTGATATTTCCACTCAAAGTATTAGCAAAGGATTATGACAATATTTACGTTTTTGGAGACAGCTTATCTGATACTGGTAATGTATTTAATGCCACTAACGGAATTGTCCCCCCAAGTCCAACCTACTATAATGGGCGTTTTTCTAATGGCCCAATTTGGGTTGATTATCTTGCCTCCGATCTAGGATTAACATTAAATCTGAACAATAATTTTGCTTTTGGTGGCGCAACTACGGGAACTGAGAATATTGGTTTAGCTACTTTACCAGGATTACAACAACAGATAAATAACTTTGTAACAACAAATCAAACTGCCGATCCAAATGCTCTATATATTATTTGGGCTGGTACTAATGACTACCTCAGTTACTTCTTCGGTGGCGATCCCAATCCTACCAATACAGTAGCAAATTTATCAACAGCGTTGACATCCCTTGTTGCTGATGGCGCAAAAGATATTATGGTGGTCAACTTGCCGGATTTGGGAAAATCGCCTTTTGCAAATTTCAATAATCAACGTTCAAACTTATTCAGCACATTCAGTAGCCAACATAACTCTAGCTTGAATACAACACTCCAACTTTTGAGCCAACAATTCAGTTCCGATACCAACATTATAGAACTAAATGTTAGTTCCCTATTTGATCAGATTATTGCCGATCCAGAGAAATTCGGTTTTACAAATGTGACTAACTCTTGCATTAGCAAAGACTTATCAGTAGTGTCCATAAAAGATGTTCCCCCACAACAAGTTTTATGTAACCCGGAAAAATTTTTGTTTTGGGACGAAGTCCATCCTACAACTACTGCTCATAAGCTAATTGGAGAATTAGCATTCTCAGCACTTGAGCCAGAACCAATACCCGAACCATCTGCTAGATTAGGAGTGCTATTATACAGCATTTTAGGTGCAGTTTCACTATTGAAATGCAACATAATTAACTGA
- a CDS encoding NB-ARC domain-containing protein: MTLQNWRRKRGVALTTKGLQKIKEAKYQSEAKENFGNRYTLEEMSARSGLYSATISKVLNREGGVDKQTIEKLFSAFQLKIDKNDYLSSNNRLDLGEAIFNSVFYGRTEELTTLEKWILNEHCRLITLLGIGGIGKTTLSVKLAQQIQDNFEYVIWRSLREAPPVKIILSNLIQFLSDEQETEVNLPESFSERVSRLLYYLQNHRCLVILDNAESILRSGSRAGLYREGYEEYGELLRRIGEATHQSCLVLTSREKPKEVALLEGEALFVRSSPLSGLKVAEGQEILKLKGLSAAEDEWKVMIERYAGNPLALKIVATTIQDIFNGNVTEFLQQDTAVFGDIRDILEQQFERLSDLEKDIMYWLAINRESVTLSDLRDDIISPVPQAKLIEALESLGRRSLIEKTTPTLIEKTGSVFTLQPVVMEYVTNSLVEQVCQEIITQNIYLFRSKALTKATAKEYVRDTQIRLIVKPVIDGLLTTFRSKKNLVNHLAQFLATLREISPLERSYTAGNVFNLLCYLETDLSGYDFSYLTIWQADLQNVKLHNANFAHTHLAKSVFIETFGGIFSVVFSPNGKLLATGDTNGEIRLYEVANSQQLMTCKGHTGWVWSVTFSPDGQVIASGSNDQAIKLWDISNGQCFKTLEGHNGGVRSVTFSPDGQLLASGSDDQTVKLWNISNGQCFKTLQENVCSVWSVAFNPKGDLLASGNDDCKVRLWDIHNSSCIHTLEGHTQRVYSVIFSPDGNTLASASHDQTVKLWDTTNGKCIKTLQGHTDLVHSVTFNVDGSALVSCGEDQTVKLWDFPSGQCLKTLQGHKSRVWSLAICINQNICASSSDDQTVKLWDISTGRCIKTFQGYNNGIWSVAVSPIDNKILASGSNDQTVTLWDATTGKCLKTLQGHSRRVTSVVFSCDSHFLASGSEDQTVRLWDLSNSKCLKILKGHRNRVTSVTFSADSYFLASCSDDQTIRIWDINSGQCLNILGEHSDRTWSVTFSLEGHVLASGSHDGTVKLWDVRTGKCFKTLQGHTEWVWAVGFSSDGGMLASGSGDQTIKLWDVNTGECLRTLQGHTNIVYSVTFSSDGRILASGSGDQTVKLWDVNTGSCLKTLSGHTRWVWSVTFSSDSQTIVSCSEDETIKIWDVQTGECLKTLRSKNPYEGMNITSISGLTESQKDTFKALGAVEY, from the coding sequence ATGACTTTACAGAATTGGAGACGCAAGCGTGGTGTTGCACTTACTACTAAGGGGTTACAAAAAATTAAAGAAGCAAAGTATCAGTCAGAAGCGAAAGAAAATTTTGGAAACAGGTATACCCTTGAAGAAATGAGTGCCCGCTCCGGGTTATATTCCGCTACTATCTCAAAAGTATTAAATCGGGAAGGAGGAGTTGACAAACAGACTATTGAAAAGCTTTTCTCGGCTTTTCAATTAAAAATAGATAAAAATGACTATTTAAGCTCAAATAATCGTCTAGATTTGGGAGAAGCTATTTTTAACTCAGTTTTTTATGGACGTACAGAAGAACTAACTACGCTAGAGAAATGGATTCTCAATGAACACTGCCGATTGATTACACTATTAGGAATAGGAGGGATTGGGAAAACAACACTGTCTGTAAAGCTTGCTCAACAGATTCAAGACAACTTTGAGTATGTGATCTGGCGATCGCTACGAGAAGCCCCACCTGTTAAAATTATTCTCAGTAACCTCATCCAATTTCTATCTGACGAACAGGAAACTGAAGTTAACCTACCAGAAAGCTTCAGCGAACGGGTATCGCGACTCCTCTATTATTTGCAAAATCACCGCTGTTTGGTGATCCTTGATAATGCAGAGTCAATTCTCCGCAGTGGTAGCCGCGCTGGACTTTATCGAGAAGGATATGAGGAATATGGTGAGCTTTTAAGACGGATAGGAGAAGCAACTCACCAAAGCTGTTTAGTGTTGACTAGTCGCGAAAAACCGAAAGAAGTGGCATTACTGGAAGGAGAAGCATTATTTGTTCGCTCATCACCATTGAGTGGCTTGAAGGTAGCAGAAGGACAAGAAATCTTAAAACTCAAAGGGCTATCTGCGGCAGAGGATGAATGGAAAGTAATGATTGAACGCTATGCAGGTAATCCATTAGCCTTAAAGATAGTTGCCACGACTATTCAAGATATCTTTAATGGTAATGTTACTGAATTTTTGCAACAAGACACGGCTGTTTTTGGCGACATTCGTGATATTTTAGAGCAGCAGTTTGAGCGCTTGTCAGATTTAGAAAAGGATATTATGTACTGGTTAGCGATTAATCGTGAGTCGGTTACACTATCTGACTTGCGAGACGATATTATATCACCAGTACCACAAGCAAAATTAATAGAGGCTCTAGAATCTTTAGGAAGGCGATCGCTAATTGAGAAGACTACACCTACGCTCATTGAAAAAACTGGCTCAGTGTTTACGCTCCAGCCGGTGGTTATGGAGTATGTAACTAATAGTTTAGTAGAACAAGTCTGCCAAGAGATTATTACTCAGAATATTTATTTATTTAGGAGTAAAGCTCTAACAAAAGCGACCGCAAAAGAATATGTTAGGGATACTCAAATTCGCTTGATCGTCAAACCAGTTATAGATGGGCTACTTACTACTTTTAGAAGTAAAAAAAACCTCGTAAATCACTTAGCTCAATTTTTGGCGACGCTACGAGAGATATCCCCTCTAGAACGAAGTTATACAGCAGGAAATGTCTTTAACCTCCTTTGTTATTTAGAAACCGATCTCAGTGGTTATGATTTTTCTTATCTAACTATTTGGCAAGCCGACTTACAGAATGTCAAGTTGCATAATGCAAATTTTGCTCACACCCATCTAGCTAAATCTGTTTTTATTGAAACCTTTGGTGGGATTTTTTCGGTAGTCTTTAGCCCTAATGGGAAACTTTTAGCTACTGGTGATACTAATGGAGAAATTCGCTTGTACGAAGTTGCTAATAGTCAGCAACTTATGACTTGTAAGGGGCATACTGGTTGGGTTTGGTCAGTTACTTTTAGTCCCGACGGTCAGGTTATTGCTAGTGGTAGTAATGACCAAGCAATAAAACTGTGGGATATCAGTAATGGTCAATGTTTCAAAACTTTAGAGGGTCATAATGGTGGGGTTCGTTCAGTCACTTTTAGTCCCGATGGTCAGCTTCTTGCTAGTGGTAGTGACGACCAAACAGTAAAACTGTGGAATATCAGTAATGGTCAGTGTTTCAAAACTTTACAAGAAAATGTTTGTAGTGTATGGTCTGTTGCTTTTAACCCAAAAGGTGATTTATTGGCAAGTGGAAATGATGACTGTAAGGTAAGGTTATGGGATATTCACAACAGTTCATGTATTCACACCTTAGAGGGTCACACTCAACGAGTATACTCAGTCATTTTCAGCCCTGATGGTAATACACTAGCTAGCGCCAGCCATGACCAAACAGTGAAACTTTGGGACACGACTAATGGTAAATGTATTAAAACTTTGCAGGGACATACAGACTTGGTACATTCAGTTACCTTCAATGTAGATGGTAGCGCTCTTGTTAGTTGCGGTGAAGACCAAACGGTAAAGTTATGGGATTTTCCGAGTGGTCAATGCCTGAAAACTCTCCAAGGACATAAAAGTAGGGTATGGTCGTTAGCAATATGTATAAATCAAAATATTTGTGCTAGTAGTAGTGATGACCAAACGGTAAAGTTATGGGATATCAGCACTGGTCGATGCATTAAGACTTTCCAGGGTTACAACAATGGGATATGGTCAGTTGCTGTCAGCCCAATTGATAATAAAATTCTTGCCAGTGGTAGTAACGACCAAACAGTAACACTGTGGGATGCTACGACTGGTAAGTGTCTTAAAACTTTGCAGGGACATAGTAGGAGAGTTACATCAGTTGTCTTTAGCTGTGATTCTCACTTCCTTGCTAGTGGTAGCGAAGACCAAACCGTAAGGTTGTGGGATCTAAGTAATAGTAAATGTCTGAAAATATTGAAAGGACATCGTAATCGAGTTACATCAGTTACTTTTAGTGCCGACAGCTATTTTTTAGCCAGTTGTAGCGATGACCAAACAATAAGAATATGGGATATCAACAGTGGTCAATGCCTCAATATTTTAGGAGAACATAGCGATAGAACATGGTCAGTTACCTTCAGTCTTGAGGGTCATGTATTAGCTAGTGGTAGTCATGACGGAACAGTGAAACTCTGGGATGTTCGCACTGGCAAGTGTTTTAAAACTCTCCAAGGTCATACCGAATGGGTTTGGGCTGTTGGCTTCAGTTCAGATGGTGGTATGCTAGCTAGCGGTAGTGGAGACCAAACGATTAAACTCTGGGATGTCAACACTGGTGAGTGTCTTAGAACTTTGCAAGGTCATACAAATATTGTATATTCAGTCACTTTCAGTTCTGATGGTCGCATACTGGCCAGTGGCAGTGGCGATCAAACAGTGAAGCTTTGGGATGTTAACACAGGTAGCTGTTTAAAAACTCTATCGGGACATACTAGATGGGTTTGGTCAGTTACCTTTAGTTCCGATAGTCAAACTATTGTCAGTTGTAGTGAAGATGAGACAATTAAGATTTGGGATGTACAAACAGGTGAATGTTTGAAAACTTTGAGAAGTAAAAATCCTTACGAAGGAATGAATATTACTAGCATAAGTGGGTTAACTGAGTCGCAGAAGGATACTTTCAAAGCTCTAGGAGCAGTTGAGTATTAA
- a CDS encoding CopG family transcriptional regulator: MNKTAALKFPRLATSTKKRALKRITLNLTSDEAQNLEKYCEQTGRPIIDVIRELIQALP; the protein is encoded by the coding sequence ATGAATAAAACTGCTGCACTTAAATTTCCCCGTTTGGCAACCTCCACTAAAAAAAGGGCGTTAAAGCGAATTACCTTAAACTTGACATCAGATGAAGCCCAAAACCTTGAAAAGTATTGTGAACAGACAGGCAGACCAATAATAGATGTAATTCGGGAACTCATTCAAGCCTTGCCTTGA
- a CDS encoding fatty acid hydroxylase, with translation MLEAIAVAWLLLFFGDFLSTFVYHVPEHVFGSLHLKTHHSWKKDFRHYAILTFNPQVLLDGILGALPYVLIAVVLWSFSPIGVIFGLLFGQFHVWWRHISVLGWQTPKPINILCQILFITTPERHWLHHHKTNLGFGDIFTFFEQPAQMWLRWLRLLRLRFRYSRI, from the coding sequence ATGCTTGAGGCTATCGCTGTTGCTTGGTTATTACTATTTTTTGGTGATTTTTTATCTACATTCGTTTACCACGTACCCGAGCACGTTTTTGGTAGCCTTCATTTAAAAACGCACCACTCCTGGAAGAAGGACTTCCGCCACTACGCTATTTTGACTTTTAATCCCCAGGTTCTTTTAGATGGGATCTTGGGAGCTTTGCCTTATGTACTCATAGCAGTAGTCTTGTGGTCTTTTTCTCCCATTGGCGTGATCTTTGGATTACTGTTTGGTCAGTTTCATGTATGGTGGAGACACATAAGTGTACTGGGTTGGCAAACTCCAAAGCCGATAAATATTTTATGTCAAATTCTATTTATTACTACTCCTGAGAGACACTGGTTACATCATCACAAAACTAATTTAGGTTTCGGTGATATTTTCACCTTTTTTGAACAACCAGCACAAATGTGGTTACGCTGGCTTCGGTTACTCAGACTTCGTTTTCGTTACTCTCGGATCTAG
- a CDS encoding ATP-binding protein gives MPAVSLRKILNKKEFPSLLHNLVYQLNIAIDIELVDGTKLISIGEQTAKNRYAIDVSGEIIGWVVGGEQATLLATLLSLLAKQEAEKKVLAIELLERYQEIDLFEDISTQLTTSLDTRQIAQLVLQELSRLIESSAGIILLLSSDGTPFEIIAEFGVFFDDSQPEPGKGIIGNIIQSNRAELINDVQGDPRLEGETNLSAMICVPLRAKERVLGAIAIGTSKSESYKAEHLKLVSIFASQSAIAIDKALLYERSTQAALQAKAQTQKLQKALHELQLAQTQLIQSEKMSSLGQLIAGVAHEINNPVNFICGNLRYVAEYAQDLLHLLQKYQKSLPVVPPELESELDNIDLEFIMEDLPKLLDSMKLGTSRIVEIVQSLKNFSRHDEAEMKAVNIHDGIDGTLMILHHRLKADIRRPAIEIVKDYAKLPLIECYPGQLNQVFMNILANAIDALEETMGNGEWKNLPSPHLLVPPSPYSPLPNPQITIRTQVVDRQWVVIRIADNGPGMKEEVIRRIYDPFFTTKEVGKGTGLGMAISYQIVVDKHGGMLKCRSQPDEGTEFWIQIPLNCAVVDATEEQNYTSASPTSTTELSHIPDADGFIPSAAPMLKPTDLLIRHTHLIERLSQHSPGVDAASADEIYQIFQRQPISLKLYATLLSWFSCSNPI, from the coding sequence ATGCCCGCAGTTAGCCTCAGAAAGATTCTCAACAAAAAAGAGTTTCCATCTCTCCTTCACAACTTAGTCTACCAGTTGAACATTGCGATTGATATTGAACTGGTAGATGGCACGAAACTAATTAGTATTGGGGAGCAAACTGCAAAAAATCGATATGCAATTGATGTGTCAGGAGAAATCATCGGTTGGGTTGTTGGGGGAGAACAGGCAACTCTACTTGCAACCTTGCTTTCATTGCTTGCCAAGCAAGAAGCTGAGAAGAAAGTACTGGCCATAGAATTGCTTGAACGATATCAGGAAATTGATTTATTTGAGGATATCTCGACTCAACTCACAACAAGTTTAGATACACGACAGATTGCTCAACTTGTGCTTCAGGAATTAAGTCGATTAATTGAATCGTCTGCCGGGATAATTTTGCTCCTGAGTTCAGATGGAACTCCATTTGAAATCATCGCCGAATTTGGAGTGTTTTTTGACGACAGTCAGCCGGAACCAGGTAAGGGAATTATTGGCAACATTATCCAATCCAACCGGGCTGAACTGATCAATGATGTGCAAGGCGATCCTCGATTAGAGGGGGAAACAAACCTTAGTGCCATGATTTGCGTACCGTTACGAGCCAAGGAGCGGGTACTTGGAGCGATCGCTATTGGGACATCAAAAAGCGAATCATACAAAGCCGAACACCTCAAGCTTGTGAGTATCTTTGCCTCTCAAAGTGCGATCGCCATTGACAAAGCTTTGCTTTACGAGCGAAGCACTCAAGCAGCTCTCCAGGCGAAAGCTCAAACACAGAAGCTTCAGAAAGCTCTTCATGAATTGCAATTAGCTCAAACTCAGTTAATCCAAAGCGAAAAAATGTCTAGTCTCGGACAACTCATTGCCGGAGTTGCCCACGAAATCAATAACCCGGTTAATTTTATTTGCGGCAATTTAAGATATGTTGCTGAATACGCCCAAGACTTGTTACACCTATTGCAAAAGTATCAGAAATCCCTACCTGTTGTTCCTCCAGAGTTGGAATCAGAGTTAGACAATATAGACCTGGAATTTATCATGGAGGATCTCCCCAAACTGCTAGATTCGATGAAACTGGGCACAAGTCGCATCGTCGAAATTGTCCAATCCCTAAAAAACTTCTCCCGCCATGACGAAGCGGAAATGAAAGCCGTCAACATCCATGATGGGATTGACGGAACCCTAATGATTCTTCACCATCGCCTGAAAGCAGATATTCGCCGTCCGGCAATTGAAATCGTTAAAGATTATGCAAAACTTCCCCTAATTGAATGCTATCCCGGACAGTTGAATCAGGTGTTTATGAACATCCTAGCAAATGCCATTGATGCCTTAGAGGAGACAATGGGCAATGGAGAATGGAAAAATCTTCCTTCACCTCATCTTCTTGTCCCCCCATCTCCCTACTCTCCACTCCCCAATCCTCAAATTACTATTCGTACCCAAGTTGTCGATCGCCAGTGGGTTGTGATTCGCATTGCAGACAATGGGCCAGGGATGAAGGAGGAAGTCATCCGACGCATTTACGATCCCTTCTTCACCACAAAAGAAGTTGGTAAGGGAACCGGGTTAGGCATGGCAATCAGCTACCAAATTGTTGTAGACAAACATGGAGGAATGCTCAAGTGTCGTTCTCAGCCAGACGAAGGCACAGAATTCTGGATTCAGATTCCTTTAAATTGTGCAGTAGTGGACGCTACTGAAGAACAAAATTACACCTCTGCCTCGCCAACTTCCACAACAGAATTATCCCATATACCCGATGCCGACGGCTTCATTCCATCAGCAGCTCCAATGCTCAAACCAACAGATTTGCTGATCCGTCATACTCATTTGATCGAGCGACTTTCACAACACAGTCCCGGTGTTGATGCTGCATCAGCCGATGAAATTTATCAGATATTCCAACGCCAGCCAATTTCATTAAAGCTTTACGCCACTTTGTTGTCTTGGTTCTCTTGTTCTAACCCTATCTAA